GTATCACAGGTAATGACATCGTGTTGTCCGAGTTCCGCGTGCGCGTACGCCAGCGCCACCACCGGCGCCAGCGCTGGACCAGAGCGCACGCTGTAAATCGGTCGTTCCGCTAATGACAACAAGCGCATCACGCCACCAGAAGAGGTCGCGCCGAGAATGTCCCCACTGAAGCCCGCCCGCCGGACATCCTCGGTCACCTCTTGCAGGTGGCGCTGCATGAGGGGTTTGAGCGAGGCATCAATGACGGTTGACGAGGCGCGCCGATACTCTCGAATAATGGGGTTGAGCTGCGAGGACAGGGAGTAGGGAACGCCAGGGAGTTCCTCTTCGATCAGCGTGGCTAACGCGGTTTCATGCACTGGGTTGACGATCGACCATAACAAACACACGCCAATCGCTTCGACCCGCTGGGTGCGGAGGTGGTGCAGGACACTGCGCGCGTGCATCTCATCGAGTGATATTAACACCTCGCCTTCGGCAGAGATCCGCTCGCGGATCTCATACGTCAGTCGGCGGGGGACGTATGGTTCAGGGTAGGGGGTGGTAAAGTCGTAGGCATTGAGTTTGCCACCTTCACGTAGCACGAGAATATCGGGGAAGCCCGCCGTAGTCAGGAACGCCGTCTTTGCCGTGCGTCCTTCAAGGACAGCGTTGGTTGCCGTTGTGGTGCCATAGATGAACATCTCGGCGTTCTGTAGCAGCGTGCGCACACTAGGTTCCCGCAGTTGTTCAGCGGCGACTGCCAGCCCGCGTTCCATGCCCTGGAAAATACGCTCCTTGGTCGTGAGGCCTTTGCCGATCGTTAAGCGTCCGGCATCATCTGCCACTACCACATCCGTAAACGTGCCACCCACGTCGATGGCAATGCGGTACCCCATGGTGCCTCCCTCTCGATGAGGTGAACAGGCCGCTCACCTCAGCAGTGTTTCTTTACGCTACGATGCCCAGGGCAGGAAGCTCCCCTTACGTACAGACGAGCGCTGAAACGATGGACGAGGCTCCACGTACCCTCAGGCGTTACTGTGAACACGGCGCCCACCTGTCGACGTCATTGCGTAGCAGACCGGTCTCGCTCGGCTACGCAGTATAGTCCCTACAAGTCGATGGGGAGTTGCAGGTGGTGCTGGTAGATGAAATCGCGGTGTTCCATCAAACGTGGTGGGACAGCGGCTTGGACGGATGCCTCGGTATTCGTGTACATGGCACGGTTGATCGGTCCCATTGGACACATATCTTCAGGCAGGGGCGTAATGAGAGTGGCAAAGGCCGCCCAATAGATATCAAGCGCTGAGAGCGTGCGGCCAATCAAATAGCGACTGCCGTTAGCGTGTTGGCGTTCGAGTTGTGTCCCCAGCGCCTGGAGAATCGCAATGACTCGGGTAGTTGCGGCTTGGCCGGCGTCCGGGCTGTAGCCATACTTGGCCCCGAAGTATTGGGCGAAGGCACGGTTTTCTGCAGGAATCCCTGGCGTTGACAACGTCTGATGGACGATCATCAAGCGGCGACACCAGCCAAAGCCATTTTCCCCACACAGCTCGTGAGCAAATCCAAATAACAGCATACGGTCAGTAATCTCCGCAGGGATCAAGGACGGAGCAGGAGCCAATCGTTCAGCCAGTGCCAGTTGCTGGTTCCAGGTCGACTTGGGAAACTCACCATTCCAGATCATCACTGGAACCGAGGCTTGGGCCGACCACTCGGCCAACGCTTTGTTTTCGGCGCCAATGTCGAACCGGACTAGCGTGAAGGGAATCTGCTTCACATAGCAGATCCCTTTGATGGCCTCGCCCCACGGGCCAGGGATGCCCGGCGCGACGACGAGGCGTAAGCCTGTTCGTTGTTTCGCTTCTTCCACGTCAATGTAGGTCGCCATGGTGTTCTCCTTATCTCTCAATCGTTGTTGTCACGCTGTTACACCGAGCACAGGCCTCACACGTGAGGGCGGAAAATAGCATGGCGCGAGCAGAACGACCACCTTACTCCTGCAACGAGAGCACGGACCCACTGCTGGGAGGAGACATCGTTTGTTCAGATCGCACTGGCTGTGCAGAAGTGGAAAGCTCCTGTTTCCGAGGTGTGGCCGAATCCTGCGCGTCCACCTTCGTCGGTGTCGGCGTTGGGGAATCGCTCGGCTCCTCGCCGGTAAACACCAGTCGACCAGCGCGTTCTTGCGCGGCAATCCGAGCACGCAACTCTGGTGTCAGTTCAATGCGTCTCTCGGCAGGGAACTTCCCATCTTCGAGGGCGGGCCGGAGAAAGAATTCCTGCGGCGACGCCACCTCCGCCTGACTTTTGAGGCTGGTGAGTCGCCACTCGCGTGGCAAGAAGCCCGGTGAGAAAAAGAGTTCTTGATCCGGCACAGACCACGGCTGCGTCACATTGGTATCAGAGAATAAATATGACAGCAGGTCCGCAGTGAGGTCCCAATCGACATGCGCCACACTACTGTACCCACGCGCGGCCAGGGCCGGATTCAACTGGGCGCCGAGACGGACACTGATAAAGACCAGTTTGCCATCAGGCCCATATTCTTCGATCCGCAGCGGGAAGAATGTCCGTTGATCCAACCAGTAGAGCAGGCGCGGGATATAGTAGTTTGGCAGCCAATCCGCCTTAGGCGTTGCTTCAACAACATAGGTCCGCACGCCACCTTCCGGCGTATACCAGGGATAGTCATCCCCCATGATTTTGACTGCCTGCGTCGGCACCTCGTGAAAACCTCCCGCTGCGGCGGCCAGCGTCATCGTGGGACGCGTGACTGGGAACCGCACCGTTCGTGTCAACACATCAGTGCCAATCACGCGCCAGTGAAACTCCCACGCATCTCTGCCCACATCGTCATCATAGGTAAACGGATAGCCCGGATACTTCACTTGTCGTTGCGGCGTGGGAAAGCGCCGGACCCGTCGTAACGCCGAGGAATAGCGAAACGTATCTTGCTTCTTGGTGAAGTGTTGATCGGTGCGATAGCGGACGTACAGCGTCTGGTTTCCGTACAGTTCGGGCGGGGCCAGATATTGCAGCAAGGCGTT
This window of the Deltaproteobacteria bacterium genome carries:
- a CDS encoding DUF1329 domain-containing protein; translation: MISMTISFLRAEGWTGTHRTLILAVVLTLLAIVSGRAVYAEHEDAERRTWKTVAELTAEERAAIDFSADTPRHPEFPYLPAERFPFTAPYTAEEMGLRSMEFGYWRRWTSSTVQTYGSIDAHGYMPTWGKCVTSVSYQVADGIAGHLYAQPGHNTYNALLQYLAPPELYGNQTLYVRYRTDQHFTKKQDTFRYSSALRRVRRFPTPQRQVKYPGYPFTYDDDVGRDAWEFHWRVIGTDVLTRTVRFPVTRPTMTLAAAAGGFHEVPTQAVKIMGDDYPWYTPEGGVRTYVVEATPKADWLPNYYIPRLLYWLDQRTFFPLRIEEYGPDGKLVFISVRLGAQLNPALAARGYSSVAHVDWDLTADLLSYLFSDTNVTQPWSVPDQELFFSPGFLPREWRLTSLKSQAEVASPQEFFLRPALEDGKFPAERRIELTPELRARIAAQERAGRLVFTGEEPSDSPTPTPTKVDAQDSATPRKQELSTSAQPVRSEQTMSPPSSGSVLSLQE